The sequence below is a genomic window from Streptomyces sp. NBC_00582.
GTCCAGAGGTAGACGTTGTTCTGGCCGCTGCGGGCCGCGTACCACTGGGTGATCGGGCCGTGGACCACCTTGATCAGGATCGTGGCGCCGGACCGCCTGATCGTCACGGTCGAGGCGCCGAGGCCGGACTCGACGTGCGAGTGCTTGCCGCCGTAGCCCTCGTACTCCTTGCCCTTGTAGACCAGGGAGGTGAGGTCGCCGGTCGTCTTGGAGACCTTGAAGACGAGCGAGGCTCCGGTGTCGACGACGTAGTTCCTGCCGTCGTCCCGGTAGCCGAACGCGGCGGCCGACGCCGACGAGAGCAGGCCGGCGCCGCCCGCGACGGCGGCGCCGGTGGCGGCGACCCCGATCGCGGAGGCACCGAGCACACGCCGGCGCGTGAGGGGTCGTCTTCTGTGCGTGCTCAAGGGCCGTTCTCCGTCGCTCCGTGCGGTTCGAGTCACTTGTACGTAATGCCAGATGAGGAGAACCTGCAGGTGGTTCCGTCCGCACCGGACCCGATGGCGGTGGGTTCCCTGCCGGTGTCGTTGCCCTTGAACCGCACGCAGACCTTGACCTTCTTCTTCGGGTCGTTGTGGATGCGGATCCTCGACAGGGTGGCGGTGTCGCGGTAGTTGGCGTTGACGCCGACGATCGCCTTCAGCGGGGCCACCACGTCGATGTCGCTCAGCACGATCGTGCGCCTCACCTGCGTCCTGCAGTTGCCGCAGGAGCGCACCAGCTTGCCCGAGTTCTCCACCCGGAAGCCGGTCACGGTCAGCTTGCCGGCGCCGTTGAACTGCAGGACCTTGTCGTCGGCGTTCTTCGCGCCTCCGCCGATGACCTTGTACACCGACGAGGACGACTTGCCCTTGAAGCTGGCCGCGTCCTCACCGACGTCCAGCCACCACACGTTCCGCAGGGTGCAGGATCCCTTGCAGTGGACGCCGTCCGCCGCCGGGGACCCGATGATCACGTTCTTCAGGACCGCGCCGTCGGCCAGCTCGAACAGCGCCCCCTGCGACTCGTCCTGGTCGGAGGTGCCGAGCGCGCCCTTGCCGTAGAACTTCCTCAGCTTGCCGTCGTAGGTCCCGGAGACCTTGATCGTCGAGGAGACGGCCTTGCTGCCGGTCGCCGTGGGCCAGGCGGTCGCCGCGCCCGCCGACGACAGCAGCGTCGTGGTGACGAGCGCGGCGCCGGTGAGGCCCAGGGCCGTGGAGCCCGCGATCAGCGCCCGCCGGCCGGTGACCCCGCGGCGGTGCCGGTTGCGCGGTTCTGCGGAAGCAGTCATGTGCCGGATCCTCAGCTGGTGGTGGTTCTTGCGCTGTGTGGTCGCCACCGGTGAGGAAAAGGGTTGCCGCCCTTCCGGAAATTTTTTCGCGCGCTGTTCCCGGGGTGCCTACGAGTCGCCGTCGGCCGTGTCCGCGGTGGCGAAGTCGCCGCCCAGGGCACGGGCCCTGCCGTCCGACTGGCCCGTGATGACATAGCTGTCCCCGCCGGCGTCCCGGCCGCCGCGGTCGTGGTCGTACTGCCCGGCGAACACCCACTCGCCCACGGGGACCGTACGGCCCTCCTTGAGCACCCAGGTGTAGACCAGGAAGCCGTCCTGCTCGGTGACCGTGAGGTCGAAGTCCTGCTCGGGCAGCGAGCGCCAGGCCCCGGCGTCGGACACCCCGCCGGTCTGGGCGATCCGCAGTTGCACGGTGAGCGCGGTGGCCACCTGCTTCACCCGGACCGTGATGTTGCTCTGCGCCCAGAAGTCGTTGCTGTGCGGATCCACGGATCCGTCCGACCACAGCGGGCCGTCGTCATCGTCGTCGGTGCCCGGCAGCAGCACGACGGCCGACGCCGTCGAGGACGAGGTGGCGGAGGGCGACGGGGAACTGCTCGGCCTGTTCGGCGCCTTGGACTCGCCGCCGCCGGACCCCGAGGTGGGGGTGGCCTTCGGGGAGGCCGGGGGCCGGCTCGTCGCGTCGGGGGACTTCACCGGTGTGGGCGAGACGGACACCGTCTGCTCCACCCGGGTGTCGTCCTTCACCGCGGACGCCACCGCGTACCCGCCGACCGCGAGCATGCCCGCGACCGCGGCCGTGGCGCCCACGATCCGCGTCCAGCCCCAGACCGGCGGGCGGGTCGCGCGATGCGCGCGCCGGTCCTGGACCGCGTCCCCGCCCGCCATGCCGCGCTCGACCCGGGCGAGGATGCGCGCCCGGTCCGGCTCGTACGCCTCGGCCGCCTGGTGCAGCCGGGCGCGCAGTTCGTCGTGCACGTCCCGCTGCATCGTCATCGGTTCCTTCCCGAGGTCTCGCGGGTGCGCGCCATCGCGTGCACCTTGAGCGGAGCTCCCTGTGCGCCGAGCAGCTTCTGCAACTCGGCCATTCCCTTGGACGTCTGGCTCTTCACGGTACCGACCGAGACCCCCAGGGCGAGCGCGGTGTCCTTCTCCGAGAGATCGAAGGCGTGCCGGAGCACCACGCAGGCCCGTTTGCGGAAGGGGAGTCTACGCAGCGCGGACTGGACGTCCACCACGCCGGCGACATCGGGGTTCTCGGTCTTCTCCTCGCGCTGCGACCAGAACAGGGCGATCCGGCGGCGTTCGCGGACCGCGCTGCGGATCCGGGTGCGGGCCAGATTGGCGACGACGCCACGGGCGTACGCCACCGGATGCTCGGCCGCGCGCACCCGGTCCCAGCGGTTCCACAGGGCGAGCAGCGCGTCCGCCGCCAGGTCGTCGGCGGCGTCCGCCTCACCCGTCAGAAGGTGGGCCAGCCGGGCCAGTTCGGCGTAGTGGCGATCGAAGAAGGTATGGAATTCCACGGAGGCGGCGTCGTCGACGACTGTGCCCACGGGTGACCTCTTCTCGGTGGCTTCTGTGCGTGTCATGTGAATGACATGGGGACGTCCCGGGGAGGGGCTGGGACGAGATCCGGAAGCGTAGCAGTGATCATCCAGTCGGTTTGGTACTGGGGTTCGAACATCATGGGGCCGCCCGGAGCTGCCCGGGAGCCCGAATCCGTAACACGGAGAAAACCTGAGCACGGTTCAACGACGCAACAATCCAGCCAGCATCCGCACATGTTCGAACAGGTAGCGAGGAGTCACGCGTGGAAAGTGTCGACCGGTTCTTCAAGATCTCCGAACGGGGGTCCACCTTCGGCCGGGAGATACGCGGCGGCTTCGCCACGTTCTTCACGATGGCCTACATCCTTGTCCTGAACCCGATCATCCTCGGAAGCGCGAAGGACAAGTTCGGCCATACGCTCGACGGCGTCCAACTCACCACCGCCACCGCCCTGGTGGCCGCCGTGATGACGATCATCATGGGCGTCGGCGGCAATCTGCCGCTCGCCCTCGCCGCGGGCCTCGGCCTCAACGCGGTCGTCGCCTTCCAGATCGCCCCGCTGATGAGCTGGGACGACGCGATGGGCCTGATCGTCCTCGAAGGCCTGCTGATCTGCGTCCTGGTGGTGACCGGACTGCGCGAGGCCGTCATGCACGCCATCCCGCAACCGCTGAAGCAGGCCATCAGCGTCGGCATCGGCCTGTTCATCGCCTTCATCGGCTTCGTCGACGCCGGATTCGTCAGCCGGATCCCCGACGCCGCGCACACCACCGTCCCGGTCCAGCTCGGCGGCACCGGCACCCTGACCGGCTGGCCGGTTCTCGTCTTCTGCCTCGGTGTGCTGCTGACCGTCACCCTGCTCGCCCGCAAGGTCAAGGGCGCCATCCTGATCAGCATCGTCGCGATGACCGTGCTCGCGATCGTCATCGACTCGATCGCCGACATCCCGTCCTGGGGCCTGACCACCCCCGCCTGGCCCGACAAGCTCGTCGGCGCACCCGACTTCGGGCTCATCGGTCACTTCAGCCTGTTCGGCGCGTTCGGTGAGACCGGCGCCGTCACCGTCGTCCTGCTGGTCTTCACCCTCATCCTGTCCGACTTCTTCGACACCATGGGCACGGTCGTCGGCATCAGCGCGGAGGCCGGACTGCTGAACGACAAGGGCGAGGTGCCGAACCTCGGCCGCGTGCTGCTCATCGACGGCGCGGCGGCGGTCGCCGGCGGCGCGTCCTCCGCGTCCTCCGCGACCTCCTACATCGAGTCCGCGGCCGGCGTCGGCGAGGGCTCGCGCACCGGCTTCTCCAACCTCGTCACCGGCGGACTGTTCGCGCTCGCCCTGTTCCTCACGCCGGTCCTGACGATCGTGCCGCTCCAGGCGGCGGCGCCGGCGCTGGTCGCGGTCGGGTTCCTGATGATGACCCAGGTCAAGTCCATCGACTGGGACAAGTACGAGATCGCCATCCCGGCGTTCCTGACCATCGCCGTGATGCCGTTCACGTACTCCATCACCAACGGCATCGGGGCGGGGTTCGTCGCCTATGTCGTCATCAAGACGGCGCTGGGGAAGGCGCGGGACGTGCACTGGCTGTTGTGGGGGGCTTCGGCGTTGTTCGTGGTGTACTTCGCCATCGACCCGATCGAGCAGATCCTGGGTGTGAAGTAAGGGGTCGCTGCGCGGCCGGCGCGGGTTTGTCGTCGCTGGTCGCGCGGTTCCCCGCGCCCCTTTCTCAGGTGGGCTGCCTCAGCGCTGCCTGCATCATCGCCTTGGCCACGGGTGCCGCCAGGCCGTTGCCACTGACCTCCGAGCGGGCCGCGTCGGACTGTTCGACCACCACCGCGACCGCCACCTCCTTGCCGTCGGTCTTGCCGTACGAGGTGAACCAGGCGTACGGGGCCTTGCTGTTGTTCTCGCCGTTCTGGGCCGTGCCCGTCTTGCCGCCCACCGTCACGCCGTCGATGCGGGCGTTCGTGCCGGTGCCCTTCTCGACGACGGTCTGCATCGCGGACTGGAGCTGCTCGGCCGTGGACTCGCTGACGATCCGCTTCGCGGTCGCCTCGTCGTCGTAGTCCTTCAGCACGTCACCTCCGCTGTCGGTGACCTGCGCGACCATGTGCGGCGAGACCAGCTCACCGCCGTTGGCGAGGGCGGCCGACACCATGGCCATCTGCAGCGGGGTCGCGGTCACGTCGAACTGGCCGATGCCGGTCAGGGCGGTGGACGACTCGTCCATGTCGGAGGGGTACACGCTCGCGTACGCCCGCACCGGCACGTCCAGGGAGTCGTCGTTGAAGCCGAACTTCTCGGCCATCGCCCTCAGTTTGTCCTGCCCCAGTTGCACGGCCATGTGCGCGAACACGTTGTTGCAGGAGTACTGGAGCGCCACCCGGATCGAGGCGTTCTCGCAGGGGGCGGAGGTGTTCTCGTTCTTCAGGACCGTCCGGGTGCCCGGGAGCGTGTAGGGGTCCGCGCTGTCCGTCTTCACGTCCACCGACGCGTACAGGCCGTCCTCCAGCGCGGCCGCCGCGACCACCAGCTTGAACGTCGAGCCCGGTGCCAGCGGCTGCCGCAGCGCGCGGTTGACGAGCGGCTTGTCGGAGTCGGCGTTGAGCTCCTTCCAGGCCGTCCCCGCGGTGTTGGCGTCGGTGAGCGAGGAGGGGTCGTACGACGGGGTCGACACGACCGCCAGGATCTTGCCGGTCTTCGGGTCGAGGGCGACGGCCGCGCCCTTCTTGTCGCCCAGCGCGTCGTACGCCGCCTTCTGCACCGCCGGATCGATCGTCGTGATCACATCACCGGGGTCGGCACGCTGGTCGGTGACCGTGTCCATCACGGTCTTCAGCCGGCTGTCCGTCCCGTTGAGCAGGTGGGCGTAGATGCCCTCGAGCTGGGTCGGGGCGTACGACTGGGAGGCGTATCCCGTCACCGCCGCGTAGAGCTCGCCGTTCGTGTACGTGCGTTTGTACGCGAGGTCACCGCCCGTCGTGCGGGCCGAGCCGGTGACCGCCTTTCCGGCCACGATGATGTTCCCCAGCGGCCGCGAGTACGTCTCGATCGCGTTGCGCCGGTTGTCCGTGTCGTCCGCGAGAGCCTGGGCCTCGTAGAACTGCACCCAGGTCGCCCGGACGAGGAGGGCGAACACGAGGAGCAGCGAGAAGACCGAGGCACGCCTGATCGTCTTGTTCATTGCGCTGGGAAAGACGAACCGGCCGCAGTGAATCGTTCCCTTCGGCCGGTTTTCTCATCGTACGTTCATGCGTACGTTCATGCGTCCAGCTTCAGGACGACCTCCGGCGTCTCCTCGCCGCGGGCGTGGGCGAAGCCGGAGGCGTGCGCCGTGACCCGGAAGCCGCACTTGTGGAGCACCCGGAGGGAACCGGCGTTGTCGGCCGCCGCCCGCGCGTACAGCGGGCGCTCGGGAACCTCGGCCAGCAGCGCCCGCAGGGCCGCGGTCGCGATGCCCCGGCCCCAGTACGCGCGATCGACCCAGTACGTCACCTCGCGCTCGCCCGGCTCCCCGTACACCGCCGCGTGACCGACGACGTCCCCGTCGGTCAGGACCGTACGGACCAGCGCGGAGGACCTGACCCGTTTCCAGTGGTCCTCGAACAGCGACCGGTCGGCGGGATCCTCCGGGGTGAACGCGGCCATCCGCAGGGCTTCGGGGTCGTTCATCTGCCGGTAGAACACCGGCAGATCACTGTCGTGGACCGGGCGCAGGGCGATCTCCATCGTCCGAGCCTACGCCGTGGGGGTCAGAGCCGGCGGGTGGCGAGGGTGAGCCGGTCGCGCGCGTCGAACAGGGCGTCCTTCACCATCTGTTCGTGCGCCGGGGTGAGGCGGGCGACCGGCACCGAGCAGCTGATCGCGTCCCGGGCCGGGGTGCGGTACGGGATCGCCACGCCGAAGCAGCGCAGGCCGAGGGTGTTCTCCTCGCGGTCCACGGCGAAGCCCTGGTCCCGCACCTGGCGCAGCTCGTCGATGAGCTTCTCGCGGTCCGTGATGGTGTGCTCGGTGAGCGCCGGGAGCGTCTCCGGGAGCATCTTGCGGACCTGTTCGTCGGTGTACGTGCTCAGCAGCGCCTTGCCCAGGGAGGTGGAGTGGGCGGGCAGCCGGCGGCCGACGCGGGTGAAGGGGCGCAGATAGTGCTGGGACTGGCGGGTGGCGAGGTAGACCACGTTCGTGCCGTCGAGCCGGGCCAGGTGGATGGTCTCCGTGGTGTCGTCCGAGAGCCGGTCCAGGGTCGGACGGGCGGCGGCCACCACCTCGTCGCCGTCGATGTAGGAGGTGCCGACGAGCAGCGCCCGCACCCCGATGCCGTACCGCGTGCCCGTCGCG
It includes:
- a CDS encoding pectate lyase, coding for MTASAEPRNRHRRGVTGRRALIAGSTALGLTGAALVTTTLLSSAGAATAWPTATGSKAVSSTIKVSGTYDGKLRKFYGKGALGTSDQDESQGALFELADGAVLKNVIIGSPAADGVHCKGSCTLRNVWWLDVGEDAASFKGKSSSSVYKVIGGGAKNADDKVLQFNGAGKLTVTGFRVENSGKLVRSCGNCRTQVRRTIVLSDIDVVAPLKAIVGVNANYRDTATLSRIRIHNDPKKKVKVCVRFKGNDTGREPTAIGSGADGTTCRFSSSGITYK
- a CDS encoding SigE family RNA polymerase sigma factor gives rise to the protein MGTVVDDAASVEFHTFFDRHYAELARLAHLLTGEADAADDLAADALLALWNRWDRVRAAEHPVAYARGVVANLARTRIRSAVRERRRIALFWSQREEKTENPDVAGVVDVQSALRRLPFRKRACVVLRHAFDLSEKDTALALGVSVGTVKSQTSKGMAELQKLLGAQGAPLKVHAMARTRETSGRNR
- a CDS encoding NCS2 family permease; this translates as MESVDRFFKISERGSTFGREIRGGFATFFTMAYILVLNPIILGSAKDKFGHTLDGVQLTTATALVAAVMTIIMGVGGNLPLALAAGLGLNAVVAFQIAPLMSWDDAMGLIVLEGLLICVLVVTGLREAVMHAIPQPLKQAISVGIGLFIAFIGFVDAGFVSRIPDAAHTTVPVQLGGTGTLTGWPVLVFCLGVLLTVTLLARKVKGAILISIVAMTVLAIVIDSIADIPSWGLTTPAWPDKLVGAPDFGLIGHFSLFGAFGETGAVTVVLLVFTLILSDFFDTMGTVVGISAEAGLLNDKGEVPNLGRVLLIDGAAAVAGGASSASSATSYIESAAGVGEGSRTGFSNLVTGGLFALALFLTPVLTIVPLQAAAPALVAVGFLMMTQVKSIDWDKYEIAIPAFLTIAVMPFTYSITNGIGAGFVAYVVIKTALGKARDVHWLLWGASALFVVYFAIDPIEQILGVK
- a CDS encoding peptidoglycan D,D-transpeptidase FtsI family protein, which codes for MNKTIRRASVFSLLLVFALLVRATWVQFYEAQALADDTDNRRNAIETYSRPLGNIIVAGKAVTGSARTTGGDLAYKRTYTNGELYAAVTGYASQSYAPTQLEGIYAHLLNGTDSRLKTVMDTVTDQRADPGDVITTIDPAVQKAAYDALGDKKGAAVALDPKTGKILAVVSTPSYDPSSLTDANTAGTAWKELNADSDKPLVNRALRQPLAPGSTFKLVVAAAALEDGLYASVDVKTDSADPYTLPGTRTVLKNENTSAPCENASIRVALQYSCNNVFAHMAVQLGQDKLRAMAEKFGFNDDSLDVPVRAYASVYPSDMDESSTALTGIGQFDVTATPLQMAMVSAALANGGELVSPHMVAQVTDSGGDVLKDYDDEATAKRIVSESTAEQLQSAMQTVVEKGTGTNARIDGVTVGGKTGTAQNGENNSKAPYAWFTSYGKTDGKEVAVAVVVEQSDAARSEVSGNGLAAPVAKAMMQAALRQPT
- a CDS encoding GNAT family N-acetyltransferase — encoded protein: MEIALRPVHDSDLPVFYRQMNDPEALRMAAFTPEDPADRSLFEDHWKRVRSSALVRTVLTDGDVVGHAAVYGEPGEREVTYWVDRAYWGRGIATAALRALLAEVPERPLYARAAADNAGSLRVLHKCGFRVTAHASGFAHARGEETPEVVLKLDA
- a CDS encoding IclR family transcriptional regulator; the protein is MSAGETGGGAQVKSAVRTVELLEYFAGRPGMHSLAAVQEAVGYPKSSLYMLLRTLVELGWVETDATGTRYGIGVRALLVGTSYIDGDEVVAAARPTLDRLSDDTTETIHLARLDGTNVVYLATRQSQHYLRPFTRVGRRLPAHSTSLGKALLSTYTDEQVRKMLPETLPALTEHTITDREKLIDELRQVRDQGFAVDREENTLGLRCFGVAIPYRTPARDAISCSVPVARLTPAHEQMVKDALFDARDRLTLATRRL